One Brassica napus cultivar Da-Ae chromosome C4, Da-Ae, whole genome shotgun sequence genomic region harbors:
- the LOC125585786 gene encoding secreted RxLR effector protein 161-like: MIGRSLNVESDPFRPCEDSEKILGPEVPYMSAIGGLLYLANCTRPYIAFATNLLARYSSAPTRRHWDKIKHLFRYLQGTIDLGLMYFRKPEFGMVGFVDVGYLSDPHKARSQTGYVFTIGGTAISWRSQKQTLVATSSNHAETIALHEACRECVWLRSTSHHIQESSGIVNEKEPTEIFEDNSACVAQLKEGYIKSDRTKHIPPRFFSYVRELEKNKEVDIEYVRSCDNPADLFTKALPTTTFRKHVYGIGMRHLRDL; encoded by the coding sequence ATGATTGGTAGATCTCTCAATGTTGAGAGTGATCCTTTTAGGCCCTGCGAAGATAGCGAGAAGATATTAGGTCCAGAAGTACCTTATATGAGTGCTATCGGTGGGCTGTTATATCTTGCAAACTGTACCAGACCATATATAGCTTTTGCTACTAATCTACTGGCGAGATATAGTTCTGCTCCTACTCGCAGGCACTGGGACAAAATAAAGCATCTATTCCGTTACCTCCAAGGTACAATTGATTTAGGGTTAATGTATTTTAGAAAAcccgagtttggtatggttGGTTTTGTAGATGTAGGATACTTATCAGATCCTCATAAGGCTCGATCGCAAACCGGCTACGTTTTTACAATTGGTGGAACCGCGATCTCTTGGCGGTCCCAGAAACAAACTTTGGTTGCGACATCTTCGAATCATGCAGAAACTATTGCGCTTCacgaagcatgtcgagaatgtgtGTGGCTTCGATCAACGAGTCACCACATACAAGAATCAAGCGGAATAGTCAATGAGAAAGAGCCGACGGAAATATTTGAAGATAATTCGGCTTGTGTTGCTCAACTCAAGGAAGGCTACATTAAGAGCGACAGAACAAAACACATCCCTCCAAGATTTTTCTCGTACGTAAGGGAgctcgagaaaaataaagaagtggACATTGAGTATGTACGGTCATGCGATAATCCAGCTGACTTGTTCACTAAAGCTCTTCCGACTACAACTTTCCGAAAACATGTCTACGGTATCGGAATGCGGCATTTGCGTGACCTATGA
- the LOC106392780 gene encoding uncharacterized protein LOC106392780, whose protein sequence is MGSGLRGNGLLKTIDSSKTVSNEKKAKAMIFLRHHIHDGLKDEYITKEDPCDLWKSLKERFDHQKYVILPKAKHEWIHLRFQDYKSVSEFNSAMFGITSRMMLCGEKISDYDMIEKTLSTFHPENVILQQQYRVNGYTRYSELMQVLLVAEQNNQLVTLKHQARPTGSAPFPEVNVPSSSYDNRRGRGHGRGGNRYHGRGRGRGRRSRPYDERNNKDFHENERNEKGQDDKRQTEKVCYRCGMKGHWVRNCRTPKHLADLNRESQKGKEKGRGETNFISDEPGPSFHGLNDDTHRDVSDFLVEPESIDE, encoded by the coding sequence aTGGGCAGTGGGCTGAGAGGAAACGGGCTTTTGAAAACCATCGATAGTTCGAAAACGGTGTCAAATGAGAAAAAGGCTAAAGCCATGATATTTTTACGACACCACATCCATGATGGTTTAAAGGATGAATATATTACGAAagaggatccttgtgacctcTGGAAATCTTTAAAAGAGAGGTTCGATCACCAGAAATATGTGATCTTACCGAAAGCTAAACACGAGTGGATCCATCTCCGGTTCCAGGATTACAAAAGTGTTAGTGAGTTTAATTCCGCGATGTTCGGAATTACTTCGAGGATGATGTTATGTGGAGAGAAAATAAGTGATTATGATATGATCGAGAAAACTCTCTCCACGTTCCATCCTGAAAATGTAATCCTGCAGCAACAGTACCGGGTGAATGGATATACCCGTTACTCGGAGTTGATGCAAGTCCTCCTTGTAGCGGAGCAGAATAATCAACTCGTGACTTTAAAACATCAAGCTCGTCCCACTGGATCTGCTCCATTCCCTGAAGTGAATGTTCCATCATCCAGTTATGATAATAGAAGAGGACGAGGTCATGGACGTGGTGGAAACCGTTATcatggtcgtggaagaggacgaggaagaagatccCGTCCCTATgatgaaagaaataataaagactTCCACGAAAATGAAAGAAATGAAAAGGGCCAGGATGATAAAAGGCAAACGGAAAAGGTTTGCTACAGATGTGGCATGAAAGGTCATTGGGTACGTAACTGTCGTACGCCAAAACATTTAGCCGATCTGAATAGAGAATCCCAAAAgggaaaagaaaaaggaagaggTGAAACAAACTTCATCTCTGATGAACCTGGGCCATCCTTTCATGGTTTAAACGATGATACTCATCGCGACGTATCAGATTTTCTGGTTGAGCCAGAGAGTATCGATGAGTGA